The stretch of DNA TCAATTGCAAATATTGCTATTTATGATGGAACTACTTGGTTGACTCCTAAAAAACCACTTTTAGAAGGAACTATAAGAGCTAGGCTTTTAAAAGAGGGCTCTTTAGTGGAAAAGGATATTGATTTAGAAATGCTAAAGCAAAGTAAAAAATTAGCTCTTATGAATGCAATGATTGATTTTGATGTAATTGAGGATTATTCATTTTCTTTATAAATTCGGTTTAGAAGATTCTTCCATTTATCTTCTTTTCCCCAGTCTATTTTTGCTTTTTTGTGAATCTTTTTATTTTTTAAGATAAAGGCTTCTTTTTCATTAAAAATAAACTTTGGAGTTAAATCTGTTCTTTTGATAAAAGGAAGAACTCTAAAACTTAGATTGTCTAGAATCAAAGGCATAGAGTTTTTGTTTTCTAAGTAAGTTAATACCATGTGATAGTTTGTTGCACCTTTTACTTTTACAACAGCTAAAAAAAGTTTCTCTTTAGGAATTCCAACTTCTTTTAGGGTAAAATATTTTGCAATTGCATAATCTTCACAATCTCCTTTACCTTCTATAATAAACTCTTTTGGAGTAGCCCAATAATCATCTGAACTATATTTTGTAGAATCATTTACAGGTAAAATCTTATTATAAAAACTATTTACATAGTTTAGTTTTTTTTCTAGTGAGAAGTCTTTTATTTTAGTTTTTAATTCTAAATATTTTAAAAGTCGTAAATAAACGGCTTTTTTATTTGGATTATTTTTAAGCTCTTCTTTGTCTTTGTCATTTAAAGTTATACTTTTTGCTTGTAAAAATAATGTAGAAATTAAAATAAGTAGAATTATGCGTTTCATAAGTTATAATAACAAACTAATTTAAAATGCAGGATTAAAAATGATTAACAATATATTAGAAGATGTAGAATACAAAGAATTAGTTAGTGAACAAGTAAAAGATACAATGATTTATTTAGTAAACAAAGGTCAAGAGTTTGCTATAACTGCAAATATTGATGCCGTTGATTTCAACCCTGAATTACCTGTTGCAACAAAGGAACAACTTGCAAAGTTTTCCCTATTTATATTAAAAAATTATACTTATAGTACTATCAAAATAGAAGAAGATTTTATAAGTTTTGAAGCAGGCTTTGGAAGTGAAAACTTTGGTTCAACAGTTAAAATACCATTTCACGCAGTTTTCCAAATAGTTGTTGATGAGTCTATTTTATTTGTAAATTCAGTTGCTACAATAGATAAATACAATGAAAATGTGATTAAAGAAAAATCAATGAATATTTTTAAAAACAATCCAAATAACAAAAGATTTAAGTAATTTTGAGTTTAGAACGAGAAATAAAGACTGCATTTAAAATCTCTATCCCTGTTATGATGGGATACTCTGTTTTAGGTTTTGCCTTTGGATTACTGTTAGTATCTTTTGATTATCCTTGGTATTTAGCACCTCTTATGTCACTTTTCATTTATGCAGGGGCTTTACAATTTGTTGCAATAAACTTTTTTAATGCAAAAGCAGGTTTTGTAGATATAGCAATTGCTTCTTGGTTTGTAAACTTAAGACAATCCTTTTATGGCTTATCTTTATTAAAGAGATTTAAAAAAACAGGAAAGTTAAAACCTTATTTGATATTTGGTTTGACAGATGAAACATATGCTTTATTAACAACAATAAAAGATGATGAGCAACTAAAAAAGAAGTGGTACTATTTCTTTTTGACAGCTTTCAATCAAGCTTATTGGTTCACAGGTGCAACTTTAGGAGCAATCGTTGGCTCAAATATTGAGTTTAATACAGCAGGTCTAGAGTTTTCATTAACAGCTCTTTTTGTTGTTCTTTGTATAGAACAATATAAGAACTTAAAAAACTCAATACCATTTTTAATTGGCTCTATTGCTTCAGTTGTTGCTTTGATACTAGTTCCTTCAGATAAGATGCTTATTGTAACTATTTCTCTTGCTTTAGTATTACTGTTCTTTTTTAGACAAAGGCTAAGTAATGAGTAGTATGGAACTTTATATTGCAATAGCAATTATGGCTGTAGTAAACTTTTTGACAAGAGTATTTCCCTTTGTTTTTTTTGCAAAGAAAGACTTACCAAAGTCAATGGAGTTTATTGAGAAGTTTTTCCCAGCAACTATTATGACAATTTTGGTTTTTTATACTTTGAAAGATGTTGATTTCTCTTTATATCCACATGGAATAAAAGAAGTAGGGGGAATAGTTTTTACAGCCCTTTTACATTTGACTCTAAAAAACTATTTGGTTTCTATTTTTTTAGGAACTATCTTTTATATGGCTTTAGTGCAATATTTTTAGCACTAAAGCTTAACTATAGATGATTTTATTTCTACCTGTTTTTTTTGCCTCATAAAGTCTTTCATCAGCAAGTCTCATTATTGAATCAATAGTTGACTCTTCCGTAGGAATTAAACTTACTAAACCTCCTGAGATAGTTACATAGTCACTTACTGTACTGCCTTCATTTTTAATTTCAAGTTTAGCAATTGACTCTTCTAATTTATCTAAAATAGTTAATATCTCTTCTTCATTTTTATTTGTGAATAAAATAGTAAACTCTTCTCCACCCACTCTATAAACAGAGATATTATTGTCTTTACATAACTGTTTTAATGCCTTAGAAACTTTGATTAAAGCTTCATCACCCTTTGCATGTCCATAAGTGTCATTTAGCTTTTTAAAGTAATCTATATCAAATATCATTACAGAAATAAGTGTATTTGTATCTTTCTTTTCTTCAAGCTCTTTTTCAAACTGTTCATCAAAATATCTTCTATTATATATTTTTGTAAGTTGGTCTGTTATTGAAAGTTCTTCAAGTTTTTTATTGATTTTTCTAAGCTCTTTTTCTGCTTTAAGTCTAGCTTTTCTTTCTCTAATAAGATTAATTGTTTTAATTGATAATTTATCATACATAGAAAGAATAGTTTCAATAAGACTTTTCATTGAACCACTCATCATACTTTCAGTTTCAAAAACAGCTTCTTGCATACTTTTACCATCTTCTAAAGCTTTAATAACTAATGCAAACCTTTTGTCTTCATCTACTATATGAAAGGCTAACCATCTAATTAAAAATAAAAGAATCTCTTCAATAGCTTCATTATAGTTTTTATCTTTATTTTTCTCTTTTAACTCTAATACTTTTGGTAGAAAAGATTCATGACTATGATTATGTTGTTTAAGAAGTTCTTCGTCTTTGATATGCTTTTGCCAAACTTTCTCTTCACTTTTAAAATGAAAATCTGCATATTTTGCTAACTCATTGAAAGTCTCTTCTACTTCAATAGCTTCATCTTGTGTTAAACTATTAGCAAGCTTATTTAGAAGCTCTATAATAGTCTTATGCTGTTCATCTATTTCTTCAATACCTATTTCAAGATTTTCATTCCAAGGGAAAATCTCAAAGTTTTCTGTGATTTTTTTCGTCAAGTCCTAGTCCCTAAATTGTATGTAATAAACTTTTTTATTATTGTAACAAATGTGACTGAAAAGTATTCTTTATAGAGTAAATAAATGTAAATATTATGTAGGTTTTAAGATGAGCAAAAAGCTCATCTAGTAGTTTATTGTTTTGGTGCAAATGGGAATAAAGCAGATCCCCATGTAAGTCCAGCTCCAAAAGCATCAAATAAAAGCATATCACCTTTTTTGATTTTACCTTGCTCATAAGCATAGTTCATAGCCATTGGAATTGATGCGGCTGAAGTATTTCCATATTTGTCAACAGTTACAACTGTTTGCTCATCATTTAATCCTAAAGCTTTACCTACTGCTGAGATAATTCTATAGTTTGCTTGATGAGGGATAAAGTGAGTAATATCTTTATTAGTGATATTATGTTTTTCCATCATATCTTGTACATCAGAAGTTAAAGTTTTAACAGCAAGTTTGAAAGTCTCATTTCCTTTCATTCTAATACAAGCCATTTTATTATCTAAAACCTCTTGGCTACAAGGATGTTTACTTCCACCACCAGCAGTTTTAATTAAATCATCATAATTTCCATCACTTGAGCAGTTTACATCAATTATAGCTTCTTCTTTTTTGTCTGTTGCAGAAATAATAGCTGCTCCAGCACCATCTCCGAAGATAAAGCATGTTGTTCTATCTGTATAATCTAAAATTGAAGTATATTTTTCTGCACCAATAATTAGTACATTTTTTTTCATTCCTGACTCAATGAATGCTTTTGCCATAGATACTGCATAAACAAAACCTGTACATGCGGCACTTACGTCAAATGCTTGAACTGGAGGTAAATCAAGTTTTGATGCAATTAAACAAGCAGTAGATGGCATACAAAGATAATCAGGAGTTACTGTTGCACAGATAACTAAATCTATATCTTCTTTTGCAATATTTGCTCTGTCAATAGCAACTTGCGCTGCTCTTGCACCTAAATCAGATGAAGCTTCATTCTCTTCTGAGATTCTTCTTTCTTTGATTCCTGTTCTTTTAGTAATCCATTCATCTGTAGTGTCAATGATTTTTTCAAAATCAAAATTAGTCATAATCTTTGGAGGTATATAAGCTCCAATTGATCTAAACGCTGCATACGTCATAAAAATTTTCCTTAAATAAAAAAGAGGGGATTAAGAGCTATATTGCTTTAATCTCTCTTCAATATCGTTGTTTAAGTTAGAACTTGCACTATTGATAGCTTGAAAAATAGCATTTTGAATAGCTTTAGGATTTGATTTCCCATGTGCAATGATAACTGGAGCTTTTACACCTAATAGTGGAGCACCACCATATTCAGCATAATCTACTCTAACTTTTAAGTTTTTAAATACTTTTCTCATTAATACTGCACCAGCAATTGAGATAAGTGA from Arcobacter sp. F155 encodes:
- a CDS encoding transglutaminase-like cysteine peptidase, which codes for MKRIILLILISTLFLQAKSITLNDKDKEELKNNPNKKAVYLRLLKYLELKTKIKDFSLEKKLNYVNSFYNKILPVNDSTKYSSDDYWATPKEFIIEGKGDCEDYAIAKYFTLKEVGIPKEKLFLAVVKVKGATNYHMVLTYLENKNSMPLILDNLSFRVLPFIKRTDLTPKFIFNEKEAFILKNKKIHKKAKIDWGKEDKWKNLLNRIYKENE
- a CDS encoding beta-ketoacyl-ACP synthase III, which codes for MTYAAFRSIGAYIPPKIMTNFDFEKIIDTTDEWITKRTGIKERRISEENEASSDLGARAAQVAIDRANIAKEDIDLVICATVTPDYLCMPSTACLIASKLDLPPVQAFDVSAACTGFVYAVSMAKAFIESGMKKNVLIIGAEKYTSILDYTDRTTCFIFGDGAGAAIISATDKKEEAIIDVNCSSDGNYDDLIKTAGGGSKHPCSQEVLDNKMACIRMKGNETFKLAVKTLTSDVQDMMEKHNITNKDITHFIPHQANYRIISAVGKALGLNDEQTVVTVDKYGNTSAASIPMAMNYAYEQGKIKKGDMLLFDAFGAGLTWGSALFPFAPKQ
- a CDS encoding AzlC family ABC transporter permease translates to MSLEREIKTAFKISIPVMMGYSVLGFAFGLLLVSFDYPWYLAPLMSLFIYAGALQFVAINFFNAKAGFVDIAIASWFVNLRQSFYGLSLLKRFKKTGKLKPYLIFGLTDETYALLTTIKDDEQLKKKWYYFFLTAFNQAYWFTGATLGAIVGSNIEFNTAGLEFSLTALFVVLCIEQYKNLKNSIPFLIGSIASVVALILVPSDKMLIVTISLALVLLFFFRQRLSNE
- a CDS encoding GGDEF domain-containing protein; the encoded protein is MTKKITENFEIFPWNENLEIGIEEIDEQHKTIIELLNKLANSLTQDEAIEVEETFNELAKYADFHFKSEEKVWQKHIKDEELLKQHNHSHESFLPKVLELKEKNKDKNYNEAIEEILLFLIRWLAFHIVDEDKRFALVIKALEDGKSMQEAVFETESMMSGSMKSLIETILSMYDKLSIKTINLIRERKARLKAEKELRKINKKLEELSITDQLTKIYNRRYFDEQFEKELEEKKDTNTLISVMIFDIDYFKKLNDTYGHAKGDEALIKVSKALKQLCKDNNISVYRVGGEEFTILFTNKNEEEILTILDKLEESIAKLEIKNEGSTVSDYVTISGGLVSLIPTEESTIDSIMRLADERLYEAKKTGRNKIIYS
- a CDS encoding branched-chain amino acid transporter permease, yielding MSSMELYIAIAIMAVVNFLTRVFPFVFFAKKDLPKSMEFIEKFFPATIMTILVFYTLKDVDFSLYPHGIKEVGGIVFTALLHLTLKNYLVSIFLGTIFYMALVQYF